One Dromiciops gliroides isolate mDroGli1 chromosome 3, mDroGli1.pri, whole genome shotgun sequence DNA segment encodes these proteins:
- the NPPA gene encoding natriuretic peptides A, whose product MGSFTTISISILLLLTLQLQGRTKANPVSNNDLADFKNLLDRLEDKIPLEDEVMPSQGLNEQNDEAGEALSPLSSWSGEVSPVQREGAFNRGTWEQSERSALLKNKLRALLTSPRSLRRSSSCFGGRLDRIGAQSGLGCNSFRVRRSGNGNRNGIGRKETYIWPC is encoded by the exons ATGGGCTCCTTCACTACCATCTCCATCAGCATCCTCCTCCTTCTGACTTTGCAGCTTCAAGGTCGAACCAAAGCCAATCCCGTGTCCAATAATGACCTGGCGGATTTCAAG AATTTGTTGGACCGCCTGGAGGACAAGATACCTTTAGAAGATGAGGTCATGCCCTCACAAGGACTTAATGAGCAGAATGATGAGGCTGGGGAAGCACTTAGCCCCCTCTCTTCCTGGAGTGGGGAAGTCAGCCCAGTCCAACGGGAGGGAGCCTTCAACCGGGGCACTTGGGAGCAATCTGAGAGATCTGCCCTCCTGAAGAATAAGCTTCGGGCACTCTTGACTTCCCCTCGAAGTCTGAGAAGGTCCTCCAGCTGCTTTGGGGGCAGACTTGACAGAATAGGAGCCCAAAGTGGACTTGGCTGCAACAGTTTTAGGGTAAGGAGATCTGGGAATGGGAATAGGAATGGGATAGGGAGAAAAGAGACATATATATGGCCTTGCTAA